A window from Dioscorea cayenensis subsp. rotundata cultivar TDr96_F1 chromosome 10, TDr96_F1_v2_PseudoChromosome.rev07_lg8_w22 25.fasta, whole genome shotgun sequence encodes these proteins:
- the LOC120270087 gene encoding protein SHORT-ROOT-like isoform X1 encodes MDITLQAQELHYLTLSQRQYSHEQESMQNPNHHHQQHQITTSQTLESIDPSASGKWAEKLLKECAKAISEKDSGKIHHFLWMLNELASPYGDCDQKLAYYFLQAFFCKATESGERCYKTLISVAEKSHSFESARKVILKFQEVSPWTTFGHVASNGAILEAMDGEAKLHIIDISSTYCTQWPTLLEALATRNDDTPHLRLTVVVTAGTGGSVMKEIGQRMEKFARLMGVPFEFNVVSGFSRLGELKEEDFGVRDDEAVAVNCIGALRKVSVIERSPFIRMLHHLRPKVVTVVEEEADFTSNLDEFMACSEECLRFYSIFFEMLEESFVPTSNERLMLERESSRSILSVLACEGEGGGECERREKGSQWCERLTGDFSPMSFNDDGVDDVKALLRRYRAGWALLPAQGTDATGLYLTWKDEPVVWASAWKPS; translated from the coding sequence ATGGACATCACTCTCCAAGCACAAGAACTACACTACCTCACCCTCTCACAAAGACAATATTCTCATGAGCAAGAAAGCatgcaaaaccctaatcatcaCCATCAACAACACCAAATAACAACAAGCCAAACACTGGAGTCCATTGATCCAAGTGCAAGTGGGAAATGGGCTGAAAAGCTACTGAAAGAGTGTGCAAAAGCTATCTCAGAGAAGGACTCTGGTAAGATCCATCACTTCCTTTGGATGTTGAATGAGCTTGCTTCCCCTTATGGTGACTGTGACCAAAAGCTAGCCTACTATTTCTTGCAAGCTTTCTTTTGCAAAGCCACTGAATCAGGAGAACGCTGTTACAAGACTTTGATTTCAGTTGCTGAGAAAAGCCATAGTTTTGAGTCTGCAAGGAAGGTAATACTTAAGTTCCAGGAAGTTAGTCCATGGACAACCTTTGGCCATGTTGCTTCTAATGGTGCCATCTTGGAAGCCATGGATGGAGAGGCCAAGCTTCATATTATAGATATAAGTAGTACTTATTGCACTCAGTGGCCGACGTTGCTCGAAGCCTTGGCGACGAGGAATGATGACACGCCGCACTTGAGACTAACCGTGGTGGTCACCGCCGGCACCGGAGGATCAGTGATGAAGGAAATTGGACAAAGGATGGAGAAGTTTGCTAGGTTAATGGGTGTGCCATTTGAGTTCAATGTGGTGAGTGGGTTCTCAAGGTTAGGGGAACTCAAAGAGGAAGATTTCGGTGTTAGAGACGACGAGGCAGTGGCCGTGAACTGCATCGGAGCTCTTCGGAAAGTTAGTGTGATTGAGAGGAGTCCGTTTATCCGAATGCTTCACCATCTTCGGCCGAAGGTGGTGACTGTGGTGGAAGAGGAGGCAGACTTCACTAGCAACTTGGATGAATTCATGGCTTGCTCTGAAGAATGCTTGAGGTTTTATAGTATCTTTTTTGAGATGTTGGAAGAGAGCTTTGTGCCAACAAGCAATGAAAGGCTAATGTTAGAAAGAGAGAGTTCTAGGAGCATACTAAGTGTATTGGCATgtgaaggagaaggaggaggagagtgtGAGAGGAGGGAGAAAGGGAGTCAATGGTGTGAAAGGCTCACCGGAGACTTCTCTCCGATGAGCTTCAATGACGATGGAGTGGATGATGTTAAGGCTCTCTTACGGAGATACCGTGCAGGGTGGGCACTCTTGCCGGCTCAAGGTACTGATGCCACTGGTCTCTACTTGACATGGAAGGATGAACCTGTTGTCTGGGCTTCAGCTTGGAAACCCTCATGa
- the LOC120270087 gene encoding protein SHORT-ROOT-like isoform X2, with product MDITLQAQELHYLTLSQRQYSHEQESMQNPNHHHQQHQITTSQTLESIDPSASGKWAEKLLKECAKAISEKDSAFFCKATESGERCYKTLISVAEKSHSFESARKVILKFQEVSPWTTFGHVASNGAILEAMDGEAKLHIIDISSTYCTQWPTLLEALATRNDDTPHLRLTVVVTAGTGGSVMKEIGQRMEKFARLMGVPFEFNVVSGFSRLGELKEEDFGVRDDEAVAVNCIGALRKVSVIERSPFIRMLHHLRPKVVTVVEEEADFTSNLDEFMACSEECLRFYSIFFEMLEESFVPTSNERLMLERESSRSILSVLACEGEGGGECERREKGSQWCERLTGDFSPMSFNDDGVDDVKALLRRYRAGWALLPAQGTDATGLYLTWKDEPVVWASAWKPS from the exons ATGGACATCACTCTCCAAGCACAAGAACTACACTACCTCACCCTCTCACAAAGACAATATTCTCATGAGCAAGAAAGCatgcaaaaccctaatcatcaCCATCAACAACACCAAATAACAACAAGCCAAACACTGGAGTCCATTGATCCAAGTGCAAGTGGGAAATGGGCTGAAAAGCTACTGAAAGAGTGTGCAAAAGCTATCTCAGAGAAGGACTCTG CTTTCTTTTGCAAAGCCACTGAATCAGGAGAACGCTGTTACAAGACTTTGATTTCAGTTGCTGAGAAAAGCCATAGTTTTGAGTCTGCAAGGAAGGTAATACTTAAGTTCCAGGAAGTTAGTCCATGGACAACCTTTGGCCATGTTGCTTCTAATGGTGCCATCTTGGAAGCCATGGATGGAGAGGCCAAGCTTCATATTATAGATATAAGTAGTACTTATTGCACTCAGTGGCCGACGTTGCTCGAAGCCTTGGCGACGAGGAATGATGACACGCCGCACTTGAGACTAACCGTGGTGGTCACCGCCGGCACCGGAGGATCAGTGATGAAGGAAATTGGACAAAGGATGGAGAAGTTTGCTAGGTTAATGGGTGTGCCATTTGAGTTCAATGTGGTGAGTGGGTTCTCAAGGTTAGGGGAACTCAAAGAGGAAGATTTCGGTGTTAGAGACGACGAGGCAGTGGCCGTGAACTGCATCGGAGCTCTTCGGAAAGTTAGTGTGATTGAGAGGAGTCCGTTTATCCGAATGCTTCACCATCTTCGGCCGAAGGTGGTGACTGTGGTGGAAGAGGAGGCAGACTTCACTAGCAACTTGGATGAATTCATGGCTTGCTCTGAAGAATGCTTGAGGTTTTATAGTATCTTTTTTGAGATGTTGGAAGAGAGCTTTGTGCCAACAAGCAATGAAAGGCTAATGTTAGAAAGAGAGAGTTCTAGGAGCATACTAAGTGTATTGGCATgtgaaggagaaggaggaggagagtgtGAGAGGAGGGAGAAAGGGAGTCAATGGTGTGAAAGGCTCACCGGAGACTTCTCTCCGATGAGCTTCAATGACGATGGAGTGGATGATGTTAAGGCTCTCTTACGGAGATACCGTGCAGGGTGGGCACTCTTGCCGGCTCAAGGTACTGATGCCACTGGTCTCTACTTGACATGGAAGGATGAACCTGTTGTCTGGGCTTCAGCTTGGAAACCCTCATGa